TTGTTATCGCCCTTTTATCGGCTTCGTTGCTGAGGGCACAGGAAAACAGCGATTCTTACGTCGCGGATCATTATGCAAAGCGAGAAGTCCACATCCGGATGCGCGACGGGGCCGAACTCTACACCGTCATCTATTCGCCCAAAGACCTGTCGGTGAAATACCCGATGGTCATGCAACGCACGCCATACGACTGTTCGCCTTATGGTCCGAATCAGTTCCCGAAAAGCATCGGGCCGGATGCGACTATGATGAAGGAAGGGTATATTATAGTGTACCAGGACGTCCGCGGTCGCTACATGAGCGATGGTACGTACGATAACATGCGCGCCTACATCCCCAATAAAAAGAGTAAATCGCAGGTAGATGAGGCATCGGACACCTACGACACCATCGACTGGCTCGTCAAAAACGTACCGAATAACAACGGTAATGTCGGTATTTGGGGCATTTCCTATCCGGGTTTCTATGCTTCGTATTCGCTGATTGACAGCCATCCGGCGTTGAAAGCCGTCTCACCACAGGCCTGTATTTCAGACTTCTTCTTTGACGACTTCCACCACAACGGCGCCTATTTGTTGAGTTATTGGAAAGTCACCCCGCTGTTTGGTCCGCAGAAAAAAGAACGGACAACCGCCGATTGGTTTTCTTTCCCTAAAGTGCCTTCCAAAGACGACTACCAGTTTTTTCTCGACATTGGCCCGCTTAAAAACCTCGATACCTACCTGCAACCCGACGACGAGTTTTGGGCGCAGTTGAAGACGCATGTAAACTACGACGACTTCTGGCAGAAACGCGGCCTGTTGCAGCACCTGCGAAACACGAAGCCGGCGGTCATGTTTGTCGGCGGATGGTTTGATGCCGAGGATTTATACGGCCCCCTCAACAGCTACAGAACGGTTGAAAAGTACAGTAAGACCTATAATACATTAGTGATGGGGCCGTGGAGCCATGGTGACTGGGCACGAAACAACCCCGAGCAGATTATCGGCAATATCAATTTCGGCCAGGACATTTCGAAGTTTTTCCAGGAGAATATCGAAGCGAAGTTCTTCCGCCACTTTCTAAAGGAAGGCGGGAAAGGCCCCAGTGGTTTGCCGGAAGCCTATGTGTTTGACACCGGTCGCAAAGAGTGGAAGACCTTTGACAGTTGGCCGCCACAGGCTACACAGAAGGAAAAGTATTTTCTCGACGGCGGGTCGCTGTCGCGGGAAACGCCCGTTGTGTTTACCACGATGGAATTCGTGTCCGACCCTAACCGCCCGGTTCCGTCTACTGAAGACATCCAGCAAAAAGGACTCACGCCGCGTAAATACATGACCGATGACCAGCGTTTCGCCGCGCGTCGTCCGGATGTATTGGTGTTCGATATGCCCGTACTAGAGGAAGATGTGACGTTGGCCGGCGACATCCTTGCCAAACTGCAGGTCGCCACTACTGGCACCGATGCTGACTGGATCGTCAAACTCATCGACGTGTTCCCCGCTGACGAGCCCGAAACAAAAGAAGTGGCGCCGTACTTACGTATGAGCAATTACCACATGATGGTGCGGAGTGAAGTGATGCGCGGCCGCTTCCGTGACAGCTTCTCCAATCCGAAGCCCTTCGTGCCCAACCAAACTACAGAAGTCGATGTCAAATTGCAGGACGTCTTCCATACCTTCAAAAAGGGCCATCGTATACAGATACAGATACAAAGTACGTGGTTCCCGTTGATCGACCGCAATCCGCAGACCTACGTCGAAAACATCTTTTATGCCGAACCGGAAGCGTTTAAAAAACAGTTGCACCGCCTGTTCGGAAATTCGACGATCGAGTTTACGGTATTGAAATAAGCTCGTCGCTACCCATCGGTTTCGTCGAGTTCGAAGATTGTTTCTACCGACTTCCCGAAGAACCGCGCCAGCTTTAAGGCCAGCACGGTCGACGGCACGTATTTGCCTTTCTCCATCGCATTGATGGTTTGTCGGCTTACCCCGATTTTCTCCGCAAGGTCGCCCTGCGAGATGTCGGCCATGGCCCGTAACACTTTGAGGTTATTCTTCATCGCGGTCAGATTTTCTGAGTTGGTAGAGTTTGTAATGGAAGCGACAGACAAAAAACACCAGCATGCCGATAATGTTCAGCAGCATGAAATACCAATACGCCATGCCATAAAGGAACAACGTGGAAACGAGTACAAGACCGAAGTTCACGTACATTGCCCAAACGAGGCTTTCATAGCGTATACTGCCAATAAATTCGTCTTCGTCCCGGGTTTTGGAGAAACCCACCAGCATTCCGCCCGCGACGATTAGCACCACAGCGACTTCGTCAATGATGTTATTGTGCGTGAGACCCATGATTACGGGAGGCGAAAGGATACCGTCATCCCAAATGGCAAAGACAGGAAGCTCGGCGACCTCGTTCAGGGCGTCGAATCCCATCATGATACTACCTAATACGAGTCCGGGAACGAGAAGGACCCAACCCACCCGGCGATACGAGGCCGGAAACAAAAAATGTGTTTTCATCGTTTTTGAATTTTTGTCAAATGTAAAGTATATTTTACATATGGACAAATATTTTTTAC
This genomic interval from Flavobacterium sp. HJ-32-4 contains the following:
- a CDS encoding CocE/NonD family hydrolase; translated protein: MKKLLVIALLSASLLRAQENSDSYVADHYAKREVHIRMRDGAELYTVIYSPKDLSVKYPMVMQRTPYDCSPYGPNQFPKSIGPDATMMKEGYIIVYQDVRGRYMSDGTYDNMRAYIPNKKSKSQVDEASDTYDTIDWLVKNVPNNNGNVGIWGISYPGFYASYSLIDSHPALKAVSPQACISDFFFDDFHHNGAYLLSYWKVTPLFGPQKKERTTADWFSFPKVPSKDDYQFFLDIGPLKNLDTYLQPDDEFWAQLKTHVNYDDFWQKRGLLQHLRNTKPAVMFVGGWFDAEDLYGPLNSYRTVEKYSKTYNTLVMGPWSHGDWARNNPEQIIGNINFGQDISKFFQENIEAKFFRHFLKEGGKGPSGLPEAYVFDTGRKEWKTFDSWPPQATQKEKYFLDGGSLSRETPVVFTTMEFVSDPNRPVPSTEDIQQKGLTPRKYMTDDQRFAARRPDVLVFDMPVLEEDVTLAGDILAKLQVATTGTDADWIVKLIDVFPADEPETKEVAPYLRMSNYHMMVRSEVMRGRFRDSFSNPKPFVPNQTTEVDVKLQDVFHTFKKGHRIQIQIQSTWFPLIDRNPQTYVENIFYAEPEAFKKQLHRLFGNSTIEFTVLK
- a CDS encoding helix-turn-helix transcriptional regulator, with translation MKNNLKVLRAMADISQGDLAEKIGVSRQTINAMEKGKYVPSTVLALKLARFFGKSVETIFELDETDG